Part of the Cercospora beticola chromosome 5, complete sequence genome is shown below.
TCGGCCTTTGGTCCACACTGGCATCCCTCTGCCACTCTGCTGCCACTCTACCACCAATGCAGTACACCTGGAGAAGACATGCACAGACGATTGAACAGCCGAGATGGATTCGCTGAGCACCGGTGAGTTCATGGATTTATAAGTCGGTCTCTTCTTTGGCCGCTTAGGCATCTGTTAACCATCTACTGACCACTGCAAAGGAAGGATAGTATCGCTCGATCTATCTTCCCACTGTCGTTCCACGATGTTTCTCTGCCGAATAGAAAAGTCCTTATGAATATATACACATCGTCATCGCACTCGAATGCGATTATGCTGCTGCCTTGAGGCGAAGTGATCTGTTTCCATCGTTTTGTCCCTTGTCCTTGGGCTTTCGAATATGCAGTATGTCAAGTGCAATGACTCCCTGCGGCTCCAAACATTACATGCATGTCGATTTCGGCCACTCTGGATGCTTTGATTCACATCCTTGCTTTCGCAGTCAATCAAGATCCTGTGCTTCTCTCGCACTACCTCTTCGACTGCCCGTCCATCTTAGTGATTGACAGGGCCGGGGTAACCGGCGTTCTTTGCGGGCTGGGCGCCCTCGTAGGAGCGGCCGAGCGGTTGTGTGCCATGTGTGCCTGAACCAAGTGGCCGGCTGCGAGTGCTGAGCAAAGCGAAAGCTCACCGGCCAGGACACCAGCGGCAATAACACGGGCGAGTTGTTGTGCGTTGGCACCGGGTGTGGCAGGGTGCGCGCCTCGGACGCCGAGGAGATCGAGCATGGCGGCTTGGGGTTCGAGCACTGTACCGCCGCCAATTGTGCCGACTTCGATGGAGGGCATGGAGACGGAGATCTGGAGGTTTCCGTTCAAGCTATGAAGAGGTATACGTCAGTATGTAGTTGGCTGAGTGTCAGATCCAGAACAGACTTACTTCTTCATGACAGTAATGCAATTACTACTTTCCACGTTCTGCGCCGGATCTTGACCAGTGGCCAAGAATATCGCGGTAACAATGTTTGCCGCGTGGGCATTGAAACCACCGATGCTACCCGCCATGGCAGAGCCGATCAAGTTCTTGCTGATGTTCAACTCAACAAGAGCGTCCACATTGGACTTGAGCACGGTTCGCACCACATCGCCTGGAATAATGGCTTCTGCAACGACAGACTTGCCTCGCCCGTCAATCCAGTTGATTGCAGCAGGCTTCTTGTCTGTGCAAAAGTTGCCAGAGACGGAAATGATGGCCATATCAGTGAATCCTGCTTCCGTTGACATGACGCTGAGTGCCTTCTCGACACCTTTCGAAATCATGTTCATGCCCATGGCGTCACCAGTTGTCGTCTTGAAGCGAACATAGACGTATGTGCCAGCGATCGAAGTCTTGAGAGATTGCAAGCGAGCGAATCGTGACGTTGAGTTAAATGCATCTTTCATCACCTTTTGTCCCTCGGCGCTGTCAAGCCAGACCttggccgctgctgctcgtgcaAGTGTTTCAAATCCAATGCAAGGTCCTCGTGTCATGCCATCGCCAGTGAGAACAGTCACAGCACCGCCGCCCGCGTTGATAGCCTTTGCACCTCTGCTCGTACTGGCGACCAGCACGCCTTCAGTGGTAGCCATGGGTAGGAAATAGCTTTTGCCATCAATAGTGATAGGGCCAGCGACACcaagaggcagaggcaggTATCCAACAACATTCTCGCAGCACGCGCCGTGGACGCGGTCGTAGTCAAAGTTCTCGTATGGcagcttcgacttctccaaTTTCGATGTCAGATCAGCAGTGGCCGGCGTACGCGAAATCAGTCCTCGTCGGATCTTGACAGCACGAGTCTTGTCGCCTAACGTCTTCTCCAATGCGTATCCAGGGATCTTACCACGAACAGCAAGGTCGACAAGCTCGGCATCGTCGAGTTGAGGCGCCTGCTTGGCGGCAACCAAAGCTTCGCATTCCTCACGTGTGCGCTTTCGCGATCCATCAAGTGCTTCCGGCGCGACGGGTGGAGGGACGTCCTCGGCGGGCTGCGTCTTGATCGGTGGGATTGCATGACCGTTAGTCTTGGGCGCATCGGCGGAAGTGGCAGTCTGTCCAGCTGCCTCGTCATGACCAGGCTCCTTGATGGTCCATCGAGCAGCGTTGAACAGATAGCCGTTGAGCACCAAGCTAATTGCGAGAAGGGAAATGATCCACTTGCTGAGGACGGGATCCTCGAAGCTCTTCAACAAGCTCTCGACGACTCTGCCGCCAAGAGCATGGAAAAGACCTTGTTGTAGATCGCCGTTCAGGTTCGTCCAGTCTGCGTCGCCAGGCGAAGCGTAGTGCAGCGAAGGATATTGTAGCTCGTATTTGATCGGATTGAAAACCGTGACACTAAGCGGCTGCTTGCCCTTGGAGGCTTGCTGGTACAGAAAGTCGAGACCGGTTCCTGCGACCTTGAATGGATCCAGAGGGGGTGAAGTCACCACGCTTGAGAGGCCAGCGGTAGAGACAGGAGTGTTGTGGCCATGTCCGCGGAAAGGCATAGTGCAGAGGTTGGCAACATTGATCACGATGAAGCCAGTGACCATGAGCACCTTGAAGCGAGGAATGCTGCTGTCACGAGCTCTCCTGCCAAAGATGTTGATCCAGTTGTTGCCAACCTCGCCAACGCTGTCGCCAGATGGCCACTCGTTGCTCGATGCTACCTTCTCGGCGACCCTGCGGCTTacgccatcttcttccaatGCCTTGCGGAGTGTGACATGGCGTTTTATGCGGTTAATTTCCAGTTTGATGGTCAGAATCGACGTGTAGAAGGTGAACAGCAGAACGCAGT
Proteins encoded:
- the HMG1 gene encoding 3-hydroxy-3-methylglutaryl-coenzyme A (HMG-CoA) reductase isozyme (BUSCO:EOG092608ZS); protein product: MLGNLIPTRWRRNHDITDPDKPGKYNAAITPYLQTVSLKACTHPIRTIALVAVLGSAFYVNLLETGFFRPQAAVNKVDFDALSAGSRRLHLGKDTAWKWQLEENGSKKTFRAGEKELALITLDFLDAGNNSPNAVPPPQDFDVEGVDLDMVPSSANILSGSDSTLAFSLPLEQAAPFLENIKEIASEGGWGVDPDATSDDEGEQKKWLMAVSKTSTASGGGMAEWAQNSWNAFLDLLKNAETLDIIIMALGYISMYLTFISLFLSMRRLGSNFWLGTTTLFSSAFAFLFGLLVTLKLGVPENVVLLSEGIPFLVVTVGFEKPIMLTQAVLSASVQAKNGNGNGEGLAIQNAVQQAVRDRGCEIVRDYAIEIAILCAGAASGIQGGLRQFCFLAAWTLFFDCVLLFTFYTSILTIKLEINRIKRHVTLRKALEEDGVSRRVAEKVASSNEWPSGDSVGEVGNNWINIFGRRARDSSIPRFKVLMVTGFIVINVANLCTMPFRGHGHNTPVSTAGLSSVVTSPPLDPFKVAGTGLDFLYQQASKGKQPLSVTVFNPIKYELQYPSLHYASPGDADWTNLNGDLQQGLFHALGGRVVESLLKSFEDPVLSKWIISLLAISLVLNGYLFNAARWTIKEPGHDEAAGQTATSADAPKTNGHAIPPIKTQPAEDVPPPVAPEALDGSRKRTREECEALVAAKQAPQLDDAELVDLAVRGKIPGYALEKTLGDKTRAVKIRRGLISRTPATADLTSKLEKSKLPYENFDYDRVHGACCENVVGYLPLPLGVAGPITIDGKSYFLPMATTEGVLVASTSRGAKAINAGGGAVTVLTGDGMTRGPCIGFETLARAAAAKVWLDSAEGQKVMKDAFNSTSRFARLQSLKTSIAGTYVYVRFKTTTGDAMGMNMISKGVEKALSVMSTEAGFTDMAIISVSGNFCTDKKPAAINWIDGRGKSVVAEAIIPGDVVRTVLKSNVDALVELNISKNLIGSAMAGSIGGFNAHAANIVTAIFLATGQDPAQNVESSNCITVMKNLNGNLQISVSMPSIEVGTIGGGTVLEPQAAMLDLLGVRGAHPATPGANAQQLARVIAAGVLAGELSLCSALAAGHLVQAHMAHNRSAAPTRAPSPQRTPVTPALSITKMDGQSKR